Proteins encoded by one window of Xenopus tropicalis strain Nigerian chromosome 6, UCB_Xtro_10.0, whole genome shotgun sequence:
- the LOC116411612 gene encoding oocyte zinc finger protein XlCOF6-like isoform X2 — MKAEPNLDSAELPKPETDSESGTRDGDCLTSSDGSGFICYKCGETFTVNSHLLAHLCGTHGGICAGEKPSTCSERGKGFTEKSNLQVHLRNHTGEKPFTCTECGKGFTSRGKLQYHQQIHTGEKPFTCLECGKHFTDKSNLHRHERTHTGEKPYTCTECGKCFTNKSSLKCHQISHIGEKPFTCTECGKCFTTKNYLHIHLRIHTGEKPFTCTECGKSFTLMSSLRLHLRIHTGEKPFTCTECGKYFTSKSELNKHLRNHTGEKPFTCTECGKGFTSRGKLQNHQKIHIGEKPFTCLECGKHFTDKSNLHRHERTHTGEKPFTCTECGKCFTNKRSLKCHQISHIGEKPFTCAECGKGFTEKTKLKCHQKIHTGEKPFTCTECGKSFTLMSGLRVHLRIHTGEKPFTCTECVKGFTTKSELNKHLRIHTGEKPFICTECGKGFTSRGKLQNHEKIHTGEKPFTCTECGKGFTSRGNLQNHQKIHTGEKPFTCLECGKHFTDKSSLHRHERTHTGEKPLTCRECERGFATKHELNTHLRTHNEEKPFTCTECGKAFGRQTHLHTHQRIHTGEKPFTCTECGKGFITKCELNTHLRIHTGEKPFTCTECGKTFTTKSHLHRHQRIHTVEKPFTCTECGKGFITKRELNTHLSTHTGEKPFTCTECGKCFTEKHDLHLHERIHSGEKPF; from the coding sequence GTTTTATCTGCTATAAGTGTGGGGAAACCTTCACTGTGAATAGCCATCTTCTCGCCCACCTCTGTGGGACACACGGGGGAATTTGTGCAGGGGAGAAACCTTCCACCTGTTCAGAACGTGGAAAAGGTTTTACTGAAAAGAGCAACCTTCAGGTACATTTGAGAaatcacactggggagaaaccattcacctgcacagaatgtgggaaaggtttTACTTCCAGAGGGAAACTTCAATACCACCAACagattcacacaggagagaaaccattcacttgtttAGAATGTGGGAAACATTTTACTGACAAGAGCAACCTTCACAGGCATGAGAGaactcacactggggagaaaccatacacctgtacagaatgtgggaaatgttttactaaTAAGAGTTCCCTTAAATGCCACCAAATAAGTCACATTGGTGAGAAACCATTTACCTGCACAGAATGCGGGAAATGTTTTACTACAAAGAACTACCTTCACATACATTTGAGAATTCACACTGGTGAGAAACCATTTACctgcacagagtgtgggaaaagctttaCATTAATGTCCAGCCTTCGTTTACATTTGAgaattcacactggggagaaaccattcacctgcacagaatgtgggaaatattTTACTTCAAAGAGTGAACTTAACAAACATTTGAGAaatcacacaggggagaaaccattcacctgcacagaatgtgggaaaggatTTACTTCCAGAGGGAAACTTCAAAACCACCAAAAGATTCACataggggagaaacctttcacttgttTAGAATGTGGGAAACATTTTACTGACAAGAGCAACCTTCACAGGCATGAGAGaactcacactggggagaaaccattcacctgtacagaatgtgggaaatgttttactaaTAAGCGTTCCCTTAAATGCCACCAAATAAGTCACATTGGTGAGAAACCATTTACCTGCgcagaatgtgggaaaggtttTACTGAAAAGACTAAACTTAAATGCCACCAAAAaattcacactggggagaaaccatttacctgcacagaatgtgggaaaagctttacCTTAATGTCCGGCCTTCGTGTACATTTGAgaattcacactggggagaaaccattcacctgcacagAATGTGTGAAAGGTTTTACTACAAAGAGTGAACTTAACAAACATttgagaattcacacaggggagaaaccattcatctgcacagaatgtgggaaaggatTTACTTCCAGAGGGAAACTTCAAAACCACGAAaagattcacacaggggagaaaccattcacctgcacagaatgtgggaaaggatTTACTTCCAGAGGGAACCTTCAAAACCACCAAaagattcacacaggggagaaaccattcacttgtttAGAATGTGGGAAACATTTTACTGACAAGAGCAGCCTTCACAGGCATGAGAGaactcacactggggagaaaccattgaCCTGTAGAGAATGCGAGAGAGGTTTTGCTACAAAGCATGAACTTAACACACATTTGAGAACTCACAACGAGGAGAAACctttcacctgtacagaatgtgggaaagctTTTGGTAGACAAACCCACCTTCACACGCACCAGAgaattcacactggggagaaaccattcacttgtacagaatgtgggaaaggtttTATTACAAAGTGTGAACTTAACACACATttgagaattcacacaggggagaaaccattcacctgtacagaatgtgggaaaactttTACTACAAAGAGCCACCTTCACAGACACCAGAGAATTCACACTgtggagaaaccattcacctgtacagaatgtgggaaaggtttTATTACAAAGCGTGAACTTAACACACATTTGAgtactcacacaggggagaaacctttcacctgtacagaatgtgggaaatgttttactgaAAAGCACGACCTTCATCTACATGAAAGAATTCACTCCGGGGAGAAACCGTTTTAG
- the LOC116411612 gene encoding oocyte zinc finger protein XlCOF6-like isoform X1 gives MDPVPGAGGYMKAEPNLDSAELPKPETDSESGTRDGDCLTSSDGSGFICYKCGETFTVNSHLLAHLCGTHGGICAGEKPSTCSERGKGFTEKSNLQVHLRNHTGEKPFTCTECGKGFTSRGKLQYHQQIHTGEKPFTCLECGKHFTDKSNLHRHERTHTGEKPYTCTECGKCFTNKSSLKCHQISHIGEKPFTCTECGKCFTTKNYLHIHLRIHTGEKPFTCTECGKSFTLMSSLRLHLRIHTGEKPFTCTECGKYFTSKSELNKHLRNHTGEKPFTCTECGKGFTSRGKLQNHQKIHIGEKPFTCLECGKHFTDKSNLHRHERTHTGEKPFTCTECGKCFTNKRSLKCHQISHIGEKPFTCAECGKGFTEKTKLKCHQKIHTGEKPFTCTECGKSFTLMSGLRVHLRIHTGEKPFTCTECVKGFTTKSELNKHLRIHTGEKPFICTECGKGFTSRGKLQNHEKIHTGEKPFTCTECGKGFTSRGNLQNHQKIHTGEKPFTCLECGKHFTDKSSLHRHERTHTGEKPLTCRECERGFATKHELNTHLRTHNEEKPFTCTECGKAFGRQTHLHTHQRIHTGEKPFTCTECGKGFITKCELNTHLRIHTGEKPFTCTECGKTFTTKSHLHRHQRIHTVEKPFTCTECGKGFITKRELNTHLSTHTGEKPFTCTECGKCFTEKHDLHLHERIHSGEKPF, from the coding sequence GTTTTATCTGCTATAAGTGTGGGGAAACCTTCACTGTGAATAGCCATCTTCTCGCCCACCTCTGTGGGACACACGGGGGAATTTGTGCAGGGGAGAAACCTTCCACCTGTTCAGAACGTGGAAAAGGTTTTACTGAAAAGAGCAACCTTCAGGTACATTTGAGAaatcacactggggagaaaccattcacctgcacagaatgtgggaaaggtttTACTTCCAGAGGGAAACTTCAATACCACCAACagattcacacaggagagaaaccattcacttgtttAGAATGTGGGAAACATTTTACTGACAAGAGCAACCTTCACAGGCATGAGAGaactcacactggggagaaaccatacacctgtacagaatgtgggaaatgttttactaaTAAGAGTTCCCTTAAATGCCACCAAATAAGTCACATTGGTGAGAAACCATTTACCTGCACAGAATGCGGGAAATGTTTTACTACAAAGAACTACCTTCACATACATTTGAGAATTCACACTGGTGAGAAACCATTTACctgcacagagtgtgggaaaagctttaCATTAATGTCCAGCCTTCGTTTACATTTGAgaattcacactggggagaaaccattcacctgcacagaatgtgggaaatattTTACTTCAAAGAGTGAACTTAACAAACATTTGAGAaatcacacaggggagaaaccattcacctgcacagaatgtgggaaaggatTTACTTCCAGAGGGAAACTTCAAAACCACCAAAAGATTCACataggggagaaacctttcacttgttTAGAATGTGGGAAACATTTTACTGACAAGAGCAACCTTCACAGGCATGAGAGaactcacactggggagaaaccattcacctgtacagaatgtgggaaatgttttactaaTAAGCGTTCCCTTAAATGCCACCAAATAAGTCACATTGGTGAGAAACCATTTACCTGCgcagaatgtgggaaaggtttTACTGAAAAGACTAAACTTAAATGCCACCAAAAaattcacactggggagaaaccatttacctgcacagaatgtgggaaaagctttacCTTAATGTCCGGCCTTCGTGTACATTTGAgaattcacactggggagaaaccattcacctgcacagAATGTGTGAAAGGTTTTACTACAAAGAGTGAACTTAACAAACATttgagaattcacacaggggagaaaccattcatctgcacagaatgtgggaaaggatTTACTTCCAGAGGGAAACTTCAAAACCACGAAaagattcacacaggggagaaaccattcacctgcacagaatgtgggaaaggatTTACTTCCAGAGGGAACCTTCAAAACCACCAAaagattcacacaggggagaaaccattcacttgtttAGAATGTGGGAAACATTTTACTGACAAGAGCAGCCTTCACAGGCATGAGAGaactcacactggggagaaaccattgaCCTGTAGAGAATGCGAGAGAGGTTTTGCTACAAAGCATGAACTTAACACACATTTGAGAACTCACAACGAGGAGAAACctttcacctgtacagaatgtgggaaagctTTTGGTAGACAAACCCACCTTCACACGCACCAGAgaattcacactggggagaaaccattcacttgtacagaatgtgggaaaggtttTATTACAAAGTGTGAACTTAACACACATttgagaattcacacaggggagaaaccattcacctgtacagaatgtgggaaaactttTACTACAAAGAGCCACCTTCACAGACACCAGAGAATTCACACTgtggagaaaccattcacctgtacagaatgtgggaaaggtttTATTACAAAGCGTGAACTTAACACACATTTGAgtactcacacaggggagaaacctttcacctgtacagaatgtgggaaatgttttactgaAAAGCACGACCTTCATCTACATGAAAGAATTCACTCCGGGGAGAAACCGTTTTAG